TCAAGCAATCCGGATTCATCCACCTGGCACCGGGTGAGGCCACCTGTGGTCGTCCCGACCGGCGCATGTGGCCGGTCCACCACTCCCCAGTGCTCACCTCCCGCGAGGCCGGGCAGGCTCTCGACGAGCTGCAGGAGGACGGGGAGCTGGCGCGCTGGCAGATGCTGGCCAGTCTCGAGGACTTCGCCCACCGTCAGGTCGGCTCGGTGGCCACGTCGATCTTCCGGGAAGTCGCCGACCTCGCAGACACCGAGGTGGCACCGGACCTTCTCGATGCTCAGCAACTCGAGGTCGTGGTCACCGACGTGGTCTACGGCCGCTCCGGGGCCGACAGCCGCATCCTGCGCAGCCTGGACCGCTGCTTGGATCCCGCTACTACTCGCACCGTCGACCCCATCCGTTACCTCACCACCCAGATCCGCCGCGACCTCGCCGACCAAGTGCGCGTGGCCATCGGCGACCCGCAAGTCGGGTCCCGCGTGCGCCGCATCGCCCGCGCCCTGGGCACCGGAGCGACCCTGGAGGACATCATCGACCGCTACAACCAGGTCCACTCCTCCGACCGCATCTCCACCACCCGCGCGATCCGGGCGCTCACGGTCGCCCCGTCGATCGAATCGACCGCCCTCCGCCACGTCTTCGAGGCCCGCGATGTGTAACCCCACCCAACACTCCCCCGACATGCAACGGCTCATCACCCAGCGCCACCGCGCCAACATCGCACGCGGCGAACTGCTGCAGCTGATCGCCGACGGCATCCTGACCCCCTGGGAAGCCCTCGTCGCTGCCGCCACCGTGGACGACAAGGCGCTGCTGCGCCTGACACTGGATCAGCTCATCACTGCCAGCCCCGGCATCGGGCAGGCCCGCGCCCGCCTGGTCACCACCCAGGTCACCCGCATCCTCGCCACCACCGAAGCGCACTCCCCCACGGGTCGCGTCACCCTCGCCTATGTCCTGGACGAGCAGGCTCGTGGCAGAAGGCTCCTGGCGGTACTGGACGCTTTCATCTCCCATGGCCTCATCCGCGAGGAAGGAGACCTCCCGGTGTGGACCGGCTTCCCGTTCACCCCCTGCCCCGTCGACACGAAGGAGGGGGAACGATGAGGACCATTCCCTTCGCCCCGCCTGCTACCCGCACGACGACCCGTCACCACCGTCGCTGCGAGTGCGACCGCGACACGCTGGCGACCCCGTGGAAGGCGCAGATGTGCCAGATCCTGCACACCCGCGACCAGGAGGCGGCCCGGGCCCTGCTGGATGACTTCCTGCTCGAGAACGAGGCCGAGATCGCGAGGGTCATCCGTCGCGCCCAGCGCATCGCCCACCTCGACTACCGCGACAAGGACACGGCGCTGTCCTACTTCGGCCAGGCGCTGATGAAGATGGTCGACACGCGCTGGCGCGCCAAGGCCGGCCCCGGCACCAGCCAGGTCTTCAACTACTCGCGAAACCTCCCGGTGATCCTGGAGCAGGAGACGCGCTACTTCGTTCGCGAGGACCGTCGCCGCGGCCTGCTGGACGGCACCGCTGGCGTCCCCGGCGACAGCGCCCATGACCGCAAGGCCAAGGCGCTGGCACGGTCCCGCCAACTGTTCGAACGCGAACACGCCCGTACCCCGGCAGACGAGGAACTGGTCGAATTCCACAACGCACGCATGCGCGCCACTCGCAAGGACCCCGCACGCCAGTCCGTCCTGGCCACCGCCGAGGACCTGTGCTCGTTGACCGCCGTCCCGCTGCAGGATCCGAATCTGACCAACGAGCCCGGACTGGTCAGCGAAGACACCCCGGACCTGGCCCTGCCGGAGCGTCAGCAGCGCCTGGATGCCGTCATCGCCGAATGCGAGCGACAGGACGAGGAGCGTCAGCTCTCGGGTCGCCGAGCCATGAAGCGCGAACCGGTGCAGATGGCCACGGTCGCCCGCATCTATCTCGCCGACCACGCCCAAGGCGATCTCGCCACCCGACAAGAGATCATCGACAAGCTCGGCGCCACCCAGCAGGCCGCTCGACGTGAAGTCGGATCCCATCTGAGCGAGGTCATGAAACTGCTGAAGTGTGCGTTCTCCGACTACAGTCGCCCATGACGTAGAACTCGAACATGGAGGTATCGATGGCTCGTAAGACGAAAACCGTCCTGGTCGATGACATCGACGGATCAGTTGCGACCAGCACCGTTACTTTCGCATTGGATGGTGTCCGCTACGAGATCGACTTGAACGACGAGAACGCATCCGAGATGCGCTCGGATTTCGTGACGTGGACGTCGTCCGCGCGACGCATCGGGGGTCGTGCGAAGCGTGGAACGGGCTCGGGGAATGAGGCGAAGCTGATCCGCGACTGGGCCGGGAGAAACGGGTACGTTGTCTCCGATCGCGGACGCATCCCGGTCACGGTGAAGGAGGCGTACCTCAAGTCCAGCTGACGTCGTGGCCTCGCCTCGTCAGAGCCCGATCTGACCGGCAGTGGAGTCTTCGACAGCGCTGGCCGGACGGACGTACCTGGCCAGTGAGTCCAGTCGCCGATGCCGGGTGGTGCGCGCGATGGTCATCGGGTCGAGCCCTGCTTCGGCGGCCGAGGTGGCATGCCCTGCACGAAGCGAGTGGCCGGAGATCCGGGACTCGGTGCCGAACACCTGGGAATACTCCTTGCCCGTGACCCCGGCTGCCGCCGCGCGAGCCTGGACGATCCGGGCGATGGAACGGTCGGAGATCTTCGTGGTGGACACGCGTGCCTGGTTGAAGACGCGGGAAAATAGCGGGTGCCCGTCACCGATTCGTCGGCCGCTCGCTTCTAGCCAGTCTTCGACCGCGAGAACGGGGCAGGTCTCAGGGTGTTTTCCCAGGGGCACCCCGATCACGTCTCGTTTCCCCGTCTGGTCTGTCTTCGAAGGCCTGATGCGCACGAGGAGTCCG
The window above is part of the Brachybacterium vulturis genome. Proteins encoded here:
- a CDS encoding histone-like nucleoid-structuring protein Lsr2, coding for MARKTKTVLVDDIDGSVATSTVTFALDGVRYEIDLNDENASEMRSDFVTWTSSARRIGGRAKRGTGSGNEAKLIRDWAGRNGYVVSDRGRIPVTVKEAYLKSS
- a CDS encoding site-specific integrase — its product is MDDLSTIVGKRDRAVLLLGLATAQRRSEIADLTTKDLTRLDSGLLVRIRPSKTDQTGKRDVIGVPLGKHPETCPVLAVEDWLEASGRRIGDGHPLFSRVFNQARVSTTKISDRSIARIVQARAAAAGVTGKEYSQVFGTESRISGHSLRAGHATSAAEAGLDPMTIARTTRHRRLDSLARYVRPASAVEDSTAGQIGL